GTGTCTCAGACCGAGGGGCAGAGGGGCGGGGCGCTCGCAGGTGCTCTGCAGCTCGATGTGCCGCCCCTGGTCGCTTGAGTCGTGGAAAGCATGCATCACGTCCAGCACGTGATATGCCAGGTCTCCGTTCGCCCGGTGCGGGCGGCCGGATCGCAGGGCATAGGCCATGTCCGCCACTCCGATCCCCCGCGAGTTCTCGGCGTATCCGTGCGACAGCGGCATCAGAGACCATTCGCCCGCGCCTGCCCGACGCAGCTTCACCGGTCCGCCGAATCCGTTCGGATCAGGCACGCTCAGCGTCCCCTCCGTTCCGTACACCTCGATGCGCGGAAGCTCTGCCGCCCAGACATCGAAGCTGGTGATAATGGTCCCGATGGCGCCGCAGGCGAAGTCCATCAGCCCGGCCACGTGGGTGGGGACCTCCACCTTCACCCGCGTGCCGTATTTCGGCTGGCTGGTGATGATGCGCTCCGGGCGCGTGATCCGTGTCGCTCCGCAGACCCGCTTCACCGGGCCCAGCAGGTTCACCAGCGCCGTCAGGTAGTAGGGTCCCATGTCGAACATCGGGCCGCCGCCCACCTGATAGTAGAAGTCCGGCGCGGGATGCCAGCTCTCGTGTCCGGGGCACATCATGAAAGCCGTGGCCCCCACGGGCTCGCCGATCCAGCCTTCATCAATCAGCTTGCGGCAGGTCTGGATGCCCGCGCCCAGGAATGTATCTGGAGCGCACCCCACCCGGACGCCCCTGGCCTTCGCCGTGTCCAGCAGCTTCCGTCCTTCTTCGCGGGTGATGGTCAGCGGCTTCTCGTTGTAGGCGCTCTTACCCGCCTCTGCCGCCTTCTGAGCGACCTCCGCGTGCGCCTTCGGGATGGTCAGGTTGACCACGATCTCAATCTCCGGGTCCGCCAGAAGCTCCTCCGGGGAGCATGCCTTCGGGATGCTGTGCTGCTCGGCGGCCGCCTTCGCCCGCTCGGGAATGATGTCCGCGCAGGCCACGATGTCCAGCATCTCAAAGGTCTTGCCCGCCTGGAAGTAGATACCACTGATGTTGCCGCATCCGATGATGCCGATCTTCGCAGGTGTGATTGCCATTCTTGTCCTCTTTTCTGACTCTTCTTGTGCGCGGCATTCAGCCTTCGCGGCTGGCCCAGAGCATGCCGCGCACCATGATCTCCCTCGCCTCGGGAACTTCGAAGTCCTTCGCGACGTGCCCCAGCGAGCTGTAGAACACGCGTCCTTCGCCGTACTTGCGCTTCCAGACCACCGGCATCACGCATCCTTCGATCCAGGGCGCATGCTCTCCGGAGAATGTGGTGGTGGCCAGGACCTCGTTG
The sequence above is drawn from the Armatimonadota bacterium genome and encodes:
- a CDS encoding dehydrogenase, which translates into the protein MAITPAKIGIIGCGNISGIYFQAGKTFEMLDIVACADIIPERAKAAAEQHSIPKACSPEELLADPEIEIVVNLTIPKAHAEVAQKAAEAGKSAYNEKPLTITREEGRKLLDTAKARGVRVGCAPDTFLGAGIQTCRKLIDEGWIGEPVGATAFMMCPGHESWHPAPDFYYQVGGGPMFDMGPYYLTALVNLLGPVKRVCGATRITRPERIITSQPKYGTRVKVEVPTHVAGLMDFACGAIGTIITSFDVWAAELPRIEVYGTEGTLSVPDPNGFGGPVKLRRAGAGEWSLMPLSHGYAENSRGIGVADMAYALRSGRPHRANGDLAYHVLDVMHAFHDSSDQGRHIELQSTCERPAPLPLGLRHGVLDE